The following proteins are encoded in a genomic region of Sebastes fasciatus isolate fSebFas1 chromosome 12, fSebFas1.pri, whole genome shotgun sequence:
- the LOC141779538 gene encoding uncharacterized protein LOC141779538, with translation MMSTDIMRVALLLSLCSCLASGLAITGGLLEVEAVFGDDSTLECTAEPKPGVQYIAVRWYKVGEPPLPRLSGLLTRDLPDGPTRWYTGLEREVELLRDSRNVLLPNVTCDDGGLYQCHLAAPVGEQNREGQVLLTLTDCPTDGPSEDPMTDTYVLIVAAIVLMLGLVIFFISYGSLKNILRDRNQITKKETLLDAPLRPLEKKDLQLIYTLGPKVSKTPTMKHVCV, from the exons atgatgtctACAGATATTATGAGGGTTGCTCTGCTGCTGTCACTGT GTTCGTGCCTCGCTTCAGGTTTGGCCATCACAGGAGGCTTGCTCGAGGTTGAAGCAGTTTTCGGTGATGACTCAACTCTTGAATGCACCGCAGAACCCAAACCTGGTGTCCAGTACATAGCAGTGAGGTGGTACAAG gtcGGAGAGCCTCCGTTGCCTCGTCTCTCGGGCCTTTTGACCAGAGACCTCCCCGACGGCCCTACGCGCTGGTACACCGGCCTGGAGCGAGAGGTGGAGCTGCTACGCGACTCCCGCAACGTCCTGCTGCCCAACGTGACGTGTGACGACGGCGGCTTGTACCAGTGTCACCTGGCGGCGCCAGTGGGGGAGCAGAACCGGGAGGGCCAGGTGCTCCTCACTCTGACAG ATTGTCCCACAGACGGTCCCTCCGAAGATCCGATGACAGACACTTACGTGCTTATTGTGGCTGCAATAGTGTTGATGCTCGGACTTGTGATTTTCTTCATAAGCTAC GGCAGTTTGAAGAACATCCTCAGAGACAGAAACCagataacaaaaaaagaaactttatTGGACGCACCGCTCAGACCGCTTGAAAAAAAGGACTTACAGTTGATCTATACGTTGGGTCCTAAAGTGTCTAAAACACCCACGATGAAGCATGTCTGTGTTTAA
- the cfap418 gene encoding cilia- and flagella-associated protein 418 has protein sequence MDEDDLDLDELLDEVEQKFCRNVSVASSAREDPSEAGKRGKDNEGRRQHSATKPEQPISSVSDDIDALLEELFEEDDTDSPQLKTEQSSKGTQVEKKLSSQSGGRKCCPVFVGGSSVTNGVGTATSKRSCDQLRCTSCDFRVLMFDDCEWDSSCDYLFLRNNMPDRQKLRAKLKKRRGLRAYACQCSWFSTSEPTDLRDQAQLRWVCGKHLD, from the exons ATGGATGAGGACGACCTGGACCTGGACGAGCTGCTGGATGAAGTGGAACAAAAGTTTTGTCGCAACGTTTCTGTCGCATCTTCGGCTCGCGAGGACCCGAGCGAGGCTGGAAAACGCGGGAAAGACAACGAAGGACGGAGACAACACAG TGCCACTAAACCTGAACAGCCGATAAGCAGCGTCTCTGACGATATCGACGCCCTTCTGGAAGAATTATTCGAAGAAGACGACACAGATTCCCCTCAACTAAAG ACTGAGCAGTCTTCTAAAGGAACACAAGTGGAGAAGAAGCTGTCGTCTCAGTCTGGAGGGAGGAA GTGCTGTCCTGTGTTCGTTGGCGGGAGCTCTGTCACTAACGGCGTAGGAACAGCCACATCCAAGAG GTCATGTGACCAGTTGAGGTGTACTTCCTGTGACTTCCGGGTGCTGATGTTTGATGACTGTGAGTGGGACTCGTCCTGTGATTACCTGTTCCTCAG GAACAACATGCCGGACCGTCAGAAGCTCCGAGCCAagctgaagaagaggagaggtttGAGGGCGTACGCCTGCCAGTGTAGCTGGTTCTCCACGTCAGAGCCGACAGACCTCCGAGACCAAGCTCAGCTCAGATGGGTCTGTGGCAAACATCTGGACTGA